The following coding sequences lie in one Microcoleus sp. bin38.metabat.b11b12b14.051 genomic window:
- the mfd gene encoding transcription-repair coupling factor, which translates to MTFSSIIRTLGRSPLATELLNKLKRHHCLQLNGIARLPKGLVASALAQQEGRNLLAVTATLEEAGRWVAQLEAMGWQTVHFYPTSEASPYELSYSDENEMTWGQMQVLADLVDKEETSATTSKPIAIVATERALQPHLPPRSAFEPYCLTLKRGEVQDSKILDRQLVSMGYDRVTLVETEGQWSRRGDIVDVFPVAAELPVRLEWFGDTLDQLREFDPSNQRSLDKVDRLVLTPTSFNPIIKAVLAENNLDIANEIDSIDTENEAEKYVRRLLGLAFEKPACLLDYLPKNTLVVVDEPQGCEGHSDRWFENAQEQWESCNRQSEVTDGETEKLPIANLQVPKIHRTFAESLADVAVFDRLELSELAEDSTIQKIKSSRDEQLSPAINLSSRPVPVMPHQFAKLSQMLREERDRGFTVFMVSAQPSRSVSLLSEHDCPAQFVVNPRDFLAIDKLQLQHIPVALKYSGLAELEGFILPTFRIVLITDREFYGQHSLATFSYVRKRRRAASKKVDPNKLSPGDFVVHRQHGVGKFLKLERLTIDRETREYLVLQYADGTLRVAADQLGALSRFRTVGDKVPELNKLTGQTWEKTKAKVRKAVKKVAVDLLNLYAKRAKQQGYAFPPDMPWQQELEDSFPYQPTPDQLKATLDVKRDMEGDRPMDRLVCGDVGFGKTEVALRAIFKAITAGKQVAMLAPTTILTQQHYHTLKERFSPYPIEVGLLNRFRTETERREIHKRLATGELDVIVGTQSVLSKAIKFRDLGLLVVDEEQRFGVKQKEAIKSLKTEVDVLTLTATPIPRTLYMSLSGIREMSLIATPPPSRRPIQTHLSPYDLEVVRTAIRQELDRGGQIFYVVPRIEGIDELADTLQLMVPGARIAIAHGQMDAAELESIMLTFSAAEFDILVCTTIIESGLDIPRVNTILIEDAQKFGLGQLYQLRGRVGRAGIQAHAWLFYPKQNKLSDAARQRLRAIQEFAQLGSGYQLAVRDMEIRGSGDVLGTEQSGQMEAIGFDLYAEMLEEAIREIKGQEIPKVEDAQIDLSLTAFIPADYIGDLDQKMSAYRSVASANTPEELQQIRADWCDRYGPIPLPAQQLIRVVELKQIAKQIGFSRIKPENKQHIVLETPMEEPAWNLLKANLPEHLHSRFVYSKGKVTIRGMAVLSAEKQLDNLIDWLGKMQGALPEVQV; encoded by the coding sequence ATGACTTTCTCTTCAATAATTCGGACATTGGGGCGATCGCCCCTAGCAACAGAACTGCTCAACAAGCTCAAACGGCATCACTGTCTGCAACTTAACGGCATCGCTCGCTTACCTAAAGGTTTAGTAGCTTCCGCCCTCGCACAACAAGAGGGGCGAAACCTATTAGCCGTGACAGCAACTTTGGAAGAAGCAGGCCGCTGGGTAGCTCAATTAGAAGCGATGGGCTGGCAAACCGTACATTTTTACCCAACTTCGGAAGCTTCGCCCTACGAGCTATCTTACTCCGACGAGAACGAAATGACTTGGGGGCAAATGCAGGTGCTGGCGGATTTGGTGGACAAGGAAGAAACAAGCGCCACTACGTCTAAGCCGATCGCGATTGTAGCCACAGAAAGAGCCCTCCAGCCTCACTTACCGCCTAGAAGTGCTTTTGAACCCTACTGTCTGACGCTGAAGCGAGGCGAAGTTCAAGACTCGAAAATACTTGACCGCCAACTTGTCTCGATGGGGTACGATCGGGTGACTTTGGTGGAAACCGAGGGCCAGTGGAGCCGCCGGGGGGATATTGTCGATGTGTTTCCGGTGGCGGCGGAGTTACCGGTGCGGCTGGAATGGTTCGGGGATACTTTGGATCAACTGCGCGAGTTCGATCCTTCCAACCAGCGATCGCTCGATAAGGTCGATCGATTAGTTTTAACTCCGACTAGCTTTAACCCAATTATCAAGGCGGTATTAGCTGAAAATAATCTTGATATAGCCAACGAAATTGACTCTATTGATACAGAAAATGAAGCAGAAAAATATGTCCGCAGGCTGTTAGGTTTAGCCTTCGAGAAACCAGCTTGTTTGTTGGATTATTTGCCCAAAAATACGTTGGTTGTAGTTGACGAACCGCAAGGCTGCGAAGGTCACAGCGACCGCTGGTTTGAGAATGCACAGGAACAGTGGGAAAGTTGCAATCGACAATCAGAAGTTACCGATGGGGAAACGGAAAAATTGCCAATTGCTAATTTACAGGTTCCGAAAATTCACCGCACTTTTGCGGAATCGCTCGCAGATGTTGCAGTTTTTGACAGGCTAGAACTTTCTGAATTGGCAGAAGATTCTACAATTCAAAAAATTAAAAGCTCTCGGGATGAGCAGCTATCGCCGGCGATTAATTTGTCCAGCAGGCCAGTGCCTGTGATGCCTCACCAATTCGCGAAACTGTCTCAAATGCTCCGGGAAGAGCGCGATCGCGGTTTTACCGTGTTTATGGTTTCGGCTCAACCGAGTCGATCGGTTTCTCTGTTATCGGAACACGACTGTCCGGCTCAGTTTGTGGTGAATCCTCGGGATTTTTTGGCGATCGACAAATTGCAGTTGCAGCACATTCCGGTAGCTTTGAAGTACAGCGGGCTGGCAGAATTGGAAGGGTTTATTCTGCCAACTTTTCGGATTGTCTTAATTACCGATCGCGAATTCTACGGCCAACATTCTCTCGCTACCTTTAGCTACGTCCGCAAGCGCCGCCGCGCCGCTTCTAAAAAGGTTGACCCGAACAAGCTGAGTCCGGGGGATTTTGTGGTACACCGCCAGCACGGAGTGGGCAAATTTCTCAAATTGGAACGCTTGACGATCGATCGGGAAACTCGCGAATATTTGGTGCTGCAATACGCTGACGGTACTCTCAGAGTGGCGGCAGATCAATTGGGTGCGCTGTCGAGATTTCGGACTGTCGGCGATAAAGTGCCGGAACTAAACAAGCTGACTGGTCAAACTTGGGAAAAAACTAAAGCAAAAGTTCGCAAAGCTGTTAAGAAAGTAGCGGTAGATTTGCTAAATCTTTACGCGAAAAGAGCTAAGCAACAAGGTTATGCTTTTCCTCCTGATATGCCTTGGCAGCAAGAGTTAGAGGATTCTTTCCCGTACCAACCAACGCCGGATCAGTTGAAGGCTACTCTTGATGTGAAACGTGACATGGAGGGCGATCGACCCATGGATCGCTTAGTCTGCGGCGATGTCGGTTTTGGCAAGACCGAAGTTGCTCTGAGAGCTATTTTTAAGGCGATTACAGCGGGCAAGCAGGTGGCAATGCTCGCGCCGACGACAATTTTGACCCAACAGCACTATCACACGCTGAAGGAGCGTTTTTCGCCTTATCCGATCGAAGTTGGTTTGCTCAATCGCTTTCGCACGGAAACTGAACGCCGGGAAATTCACAAGCGCTTAGCAACTGGGGAGTTAGACGTAATTGTCGGTACTCAGTCGGTTTTGAGTAAAGCGATTAAATTTCGGGATTTGGGTTTGTTGGTGGTGGATGAAGAACAGCGGTTTGGAGTGAAGCAAAAGGAAGCGATTAAATCTCTCAAAACCGAGGTAGATGTACTCACTCTTACCGCGACTCCGATTCCCCGGACTTTGTATATGTCGCTGTCGGGGATTCGCGAGATGAGTTTGATTGCAACTCCGCCGCCCAGTCGCCGCCCGATTCAGACTCATTTGTCCCCCTACGATTTGGAAGTGGTGCGGACTGCAATTCGTCAAGAGTTGGACAGGGGCGGTCAGATTTTTTATGTTGTGCCCCGGATTGAGGGGATTGATGAGTTGGCGGATACTTTACAGCTAATGGTTCCGGGGGCGAGAATTGCGATCGCCCACGGTCAAATGGATGCTGCGGAATTAGAATCAATCATGCTGACTTTCAGTGCGGCTGAGTTTGATATTTTGGTGTGCACTACGATTATTGAGTCTGGTTTGGATATTCCGCGCGTCAATACAATTTTGATTGAGGACGCGCAGAAGTTTGGTTTGGGTCAGCTTTACCAGTTGCGGGGACGGGTGGGACGCGCGGGAATTCAAGCCCATGCTTGGCTGTTTTATCCGAAGCAGAACAAGCTTTCGGATGCTGCAAGGCAGCGGCTGCGGGCAATTCAAGAGTTCGCGCAGTTGGGTTCTGGCTATCAGTTGGCTGTCCGGGATATGGAAATTCGGGGATCTGGTGATGTGTTGGGGACTGAACAGTCTGGTCAAATGGAGGCGATCGGTTTTGATTTGTATGCTGAAATGTTAGAGGAGGCTATTCGCGAAATTAAGGGTCAGGAAATTCCGAAGGTTGAGGATGCACAAATCGACCTCAGTTTGACGGCGTTTATTCCTGCCGATTATATTGGAGACCTGGATCAAAAGATGAGCGCTTACCGGTCTGTGGCTTCTGCGAATACTCCAGAAGAGTTGCAACAGATTCGGGCCGATTGGTGCGATCGTTACGGGCCGATTCCTCTGCCAGCCCAGCAACTGATTCGTGTTGTGGAACTCAAACAAATCGCCAAGCAAATCGGTTTTTCTCGGATCAAACCGGAAAATAAGCAACACATTGTTTTGGAAACGCCGATGGAGGAGCCTGCTTGGAATTTGCTTAAGGCTAATTTGCCCGAACATTTACATTCTCGTTTTGTCTACAGCAAGGGGAAGGTTACTATTCGCGGAATGGCGGTTTTGAGCGCCGAAAAGCAGTTGGATAATTTGATTGATTGGTTGGGCAAAATGCAGGGTGCTTTGCCGGAAGTCCAGGTTTGA
- a CDS encoding S-layer homology domain-containing protein — protein sequence MKKLVCVFFAIALAQGVPTVVQVQQTIDPIDRVVNAGLMNKDSSGNFNAEGIISRADLAVILVKTFGLERRKTAQKPDMELPDVPKSYWAYSAIQTALKTGTMSGYRDGMFFPNQRVTRAEALAIFAQAYGVFQFPEATVAEILARYPDAGEIPSWARKSMATALYEGFVNVDIGTNKINPLKPMTRGDIAYALSKYLERQVRPTSLPVPGEEPPNRGMGR from the coding sequence GTGAAAAAGTTAGTCTGTGTTTTTTTTGCGATCGCGCTAGCACAAGGAGTGCCAACGGTGGTTCAAGTTCAACAAACAATTGACCCGATCGACCGGGTTGTGAATGCAGGATTGATGAATAAGGATTCTAGCGGCAATTTTAATGCTGAGGGCATTATCAGTCGCGCCGATTTAGCGGTAATTTTAGTGAAAACTTTTGGTTTAGAACGCCGGAAAACAGCTCAAAAACCGGATATGGAATTGCCGGACGTACCTAAAAGCTACTGGGCTTATAGTGCAATTCAAACTGCTTTGAAAACTGGAACTATGAGTGGATATCGCGACGGAATGTTTTTCCCAAATCAAAGGGTGACTCGTGCTGAGGCTTTGGCGATTTTTGCTCAAGCTTACGGTGTTTTTCAGTTTCCCGAGGCCACCGTTGCCGAGATTTTAGCTAGGTATCCAGATGCAGGCGAAATCCCGAGTTGGGCTAGAAAATCTATGGCTACTGCACTGTATGAAGGGTTTGTAAATGTTGATATTGGAACTAATAAAATTAATCCTTTGAAGCCGATGACTCGCGGGGATATCGCTTACGCTTTGAGCAAGTATTTGGAGAGGCAAGTAAGGCCAACTTCTTTGCCTGTTCCGGGTGAGGAGCCACCGAATCGGGGTATGGGAAGATAA
- a CDS encoding sterol desaturase family protein, with protein sequence MMQKILNFCFEIEFYLKIAISCTIVQQVFYWLLHDIEPNFITEVLLYWIVGSISFYCIGIIIEKGIKSNDILMEKLTARVKKVKKQQFPSFTVKGIITGEIKAFIAALIIIYLAPEVHRGNSLLLNLGWFLIRIVAADFCFYISHWLLHRKSLQKIHLKHHEFRDSSSFVAGHKSLIEYIIVTITDLLPIFIFGYDITQLCAWTVIGNAYNLEGHSSLSIFFISSDFHDLHHTNFQENYGIHGFWDRVFNTLNTPTKKPGILFPVSWLENKIIKSSISLERVTDSIE encoded by the coding sequence ATGATGCAAAAAATTTTAAACTTCTGTTTCGAGATTGAATTTTATCTAAAGATTGCTATTAGTTGCACGATTGTTCAGCAGGTATTTTATTGGCTGTTGCACGATATCGAACCCAACTTTATAACAGAGGTGCTGTTGTACTGGATCGTTGGTTCTATCTCATTTTATTGTATTGGCATTATCATTGAGAAAGGAATCAAAAGTAACGATATTTTGATGGAGAAACTGACTGCAAGAGTTAAGAAAGTAAAAAAGCAACAATTTCCTTCATTTACCGTAAAAGGTATAATTACAGGAGAAATCAAAGCTTTTATAGCAGCATTAATAATTATTTATTTAGCTCCCGAGGTTCATAGAGGAAATAGCTTACTCCTAAATTTGGGATGGTTTTTGATAAGAATAGTTGCTGCTGATTTCTGTTTTTACATTTCCCATTGGCTATTGCATAGAAAATCTTTGCAGAAAATCCATCTTAAACATCATGAATTTCGCGATTCTTCAAGTTTTGTGGCTGGACATAAAAGCCTTATTGAATATATTATTGTTACCATCACAGACCTTTTGCCTATCTTTATATTTGGATACGACATCACTCAACTCTGTGCCTGGACTGTTATAGGCAATGCTTACAATTTAGAAGGTCATAGTTCTTTGTCAATATTTTTCATCTCCTCAGATTTTCACGATCTTCATCATACTAATTTTCAGGAAAACTATGGAATTCACGGATTTTGGGACAGGGTATTCAACACATTAAATACTCCTACCAAGAAGCCGGGAATTCTGTTCCCAGTGAGTTGGCTAGAGAATAAAATCATTAAGTCGTCTATTAGTTTGGAGAGAGTGACGGATTCTATAGAGTAA
- a CDS encoding heme oxygenase (biliverdin-producing), which translates to MSINLATKLREGTKKSHSMAENVGFVKCFLKGVVEKTSYRKLVANLYFVYSAMEEEMERQKQHPVVSKIYFSELNRKQSLEQDLFYYYGANWREQVAPSAAAKAYVKRIHEISATAPELLVAQSYTRYLGDLSGGQILKGIAQRGMNLTEGEGTAFYEFQDIPDEKEFKANYRQAMNELPIDEATAERIVDEANAAFGMNMKMFMELEGNLIKAVGQMLFNTLTRKRGAASTELATAD; encoded by the coding sequence ATGAGCATCAATTTAGCTACAAAATTACGTGAGGGAACCAAAAAATCCCACTCAATGGCAGAAAATGTCGGTTTTGTCAAGTGCTTTTTAAAAGGCGTTGTAGAAAAAACTTCTTATCGGAAGTTAGTGGCAAACCTCTACTTTGTCTACTCGGCAATGGAAGAGGAAATGGAACGCCAAAAGCAGCATCCGGTTGTTTCAAAAATTTACTTTTCTGAGTTGAATCGCAAACAAAGCTTAGAGCAAGATTTATTTTATTACTACGGTGCTAATTGGCGGGAACAAGTAGCTCCGTCAGCAGCAGCTAAAGCCTACGTGAAGCGGATTCACGAAATCTCGGCTACCGCACCAGAACTGCTAGTAGCTCAATCTTACACTCGCTACCTAGGCGACTTATCCGGCGGACAAATCCTCAAGGGAATTGCTCAGCGCGGCATGAATCTTACCGAGGGAGAAGGCACTGCTTTCTACGAATTCCAGGATATTCCTGATGAAAAAGAGTTCAAAGCTAACTACCGTCAAGCAATGAATGAATTGCCGATTGACGAAGCTACAGCAGAGCGGATTGTTGATGAAGCTAATGCAGCTTTTGGCATGAACATGAAGATGTTTATGGAGTTAGAAGGCAATTTGATTAAAGCTGTTGGTCAAATGCTGTTCAACACCCTGACGCGGAAGCGCGGCGCCGCCAGTACCGAATTGGCTACTGCTGATTGA
- a CDS encoding ATP-binding protein, which translates to MTSSYSADQIQVLEGLEAVRKRPGMYIGTTGPRGLHHLVYEVVDNSIDEALAGHCTHIEVDFNADGSVTVTDDGRGIPTGIVAKTGKSGVETVMTVLHAGGKFGGGGYKVSGGLHGVGISVVNALSEWVEVTVWRDQKEHLQRYERGFPVSELDAKPCKGNRTGTSVTFLPDTQIFSTGIEFDYATVAGRLRELAYLNAGAKITFGDRRLELLKSTEPRVETYCYEGGIKEYVNYMNREKQPLHEEVIYVQGERNNVHVEVSLQWCVDAFSDNVLGFANNIRTIDGGTHLEGLKAVLTRTMNSIARKRNKIKENEPNLAGENVREGLTAVISVKVPDPEFEGQTKTKLGNTEVRGIVDSLVGEVLTEYLEFRPQVADAILEKAIQAFKAAEAARRARDLVRRKSVLESSPLPGKLADCSSRDPALSEIYLVEGDSAGGCFFSFQEIILADGTTKTIKEIVDEQAEGKEHFCYTIRESGNIGFERITNARMTKANAEVIKLTLDNGETITCTPDHPFMLRDGTYRAAAKLTPDDSLMPLNRQLSQKKPNGQGLNGYEMVWNPDSDKWIYSHLLADFYNLKHEVYQASDGNHRHHVDFNKLNNNPTNIQRLPAQEHLALHRANLEKTLHRPDVIEKSRQAHMTDEFRAMMKERMQQPQTRQILSEQAKAQWEDEEYKAYMTSKWREFYDTNEAYREQNNELLNQAQQEYWNSEDNRLAQSERVRNHFANNPEAREAHSQFAKEQWQDPQLLDWRREKTKEQWTPEFRRKRKEALNETYYRKTLEALKTVQMKMGWIDVDYYNSYRRLKNDKSLLKYETFCKRYFNGEELYARQAVRNYNHRVVKIEAVQELHDVYDIEVPNSHNFALGAGVFVHNSAKQGRDRQFQAILPLRGKILNIEKTDDAKIYKNNEIQSLITALGLGIKGEEFDPGQLRYHHIVIMSVAGDEPTLVMDNTGRTEFVTIGGFIDDCVEGRRAADEYQVMSFDQTTHATRFRPLKAVIRHGHEEAMYKLTTRYNRSIKVTSSHSVFVFENNEVILKKGNEVKPGDLLVASRRLPRPTVAPTQIDLLQTFYSAELTKALYLKGEDVRQIASQRVLAKVSQPDQWSEPRVQVEDEAWQKLIAQRQATGISQKQVAASVGVKQPITISQWERGISRPILSHFLSYLEAIGSSDRVVYETVPSKIDDRLAQDDTSKNAHWREVSCYKPFDYFTAGEIAQLGEDVQIVPQAHGDKAFARYLPVSRELMWFLGWYVAEGTLSQHQVSLNLGKKDQRFIPEMIAAIESVFNETPRQYNDPDSDGIKLYFHSVAAARLIRAWGLGKQAHLKQLPDMLFSLGEELQMAFLEGYFLGDGTTGGSHLSLTTNSPKLKDGLLYLLGQLGIIASPTCHQPSTAVDAKIQTRHPYYTIAICSKDQLELCRQIWQRHANADRVEAHLARPDRKSSDYVAISDDLMGLKVISASEIDLVGDYVYDFSVEDDENFVCGTGGLCAHNTDADVDGAHIRTLLLTFFYRYQRALVEQGYIYIACPPLYKVERGRNHYYCYSDREMNNLVRNEFPANANYTIQRFKGLGEMMPTQLWDTTMNPETRTLKRVEIEDAAEADRIFTILMGDRVAPRREFIETYGPKLNMLDLDI; encoded by the coding sequence ATGACCAGCAGCTACAGCGCCGACCAGATTCAAGTTCTCGAAGGTCTCGAAGCAGTCCGCAAACGACCGGGGATGTACATCGGTACCACCGGCCCGCGAGGACTCCACCATCTAGTTTACGAGGTTGTGGACAATTCCATCGATGAGGCGCTGGCTGGCCACTGCACTCACATCGAGGTTGACTTCAACGCCGACGGTTCAGTCACTGTCACGGATGATGGTCGTGGGATTCCCACCGGTATCGTTGCCAAAACTGGCAAATCGGGAGTAGAAACAGTGATGACTGTACTGCACGCCGGCGGTAAGTTTGGCGGCGGCGGTTACAAGGTTTCTGGAGGTTTGCACGGTGTAGGTATTTCCGTTGTGAACGCACTTTCGGAGTGGGTAGAGGTGACGGTTTGGCGCGACCAAAAAGAACATTTGCAGCGCTATGAAAGAGGTTTTCCAGTTAGCGAACTTGATGCAAAGCCCTGCAAGGGAAATCGCACGGGTACTTCAGTTACTTTCTTGCCAGACACTCAGATATTTAGCACTGGGATTGAGTTTGATTACGCTACAGTTGCCGGACGTTTGCGAGAGTTGGCTTATCTGAATGCGGGCGCGAAAATTACGTTTGGCGATCGGCGTTTGGAATTGCTCAAAAGCACCGAGCCCCGCGTCGAAACCTATTGTTATGAAGGTGGCATCAAGGAATATGTCAACTACATGAACCGCGAGAAGCAGCCCCTGCACGAAGAGGTGATCTACGTCCAAGGCGAACGTAACAACGTGCACGTGGAAGTGTCTTTGCAGTGGTGTGTTGATGCTTTTAGCGACAACGTTCTGGGGTTTGCGAACAACATTCGGACGATCGACGGCGGTACACACTTAGAAGGTTTGAAGGCCGTTTTGACGCGGACGATGAACTCGATCGCCCGCAAGCGCAACAAAATCAAAGAAAACGAGCCCAACCTCGCCGGCGAAAACGTCCGTGAAGGTTTAACAGCCGTAATTTCCGTCAAAGTTCCCGATCCAGAATTTGAAGGTCAAACTAAAACTAAGCTAGGCAATACCGAAGTTAGAGGAATAGTTGATTCCTTGGTAGGCGAAGTATTGACCGAATATTTGGAGTTTCGCCCCCAAGTAGCAGACGCTATTTTGGAAAAGGCAATTCAGGCATTTAAAGCCGCTGAAGCAGCCCGCCGCGCCCGCGATTTAGTACGCCGAAAATCCGTCTTAGAGTCCTCTCCTTTGCCCGGAAAATTAGCGGACTGTAGCTCCAGAGACCCCGCCCTGTCTGAGATATACCTGGTCGAAGGGGATTCAGCCGGGGGCTGTTTTTTTTCATTCCAGGAAATAATATTAGCTGACGGCACTACAAAAACTATCAAAGAGATAGTTGACGAACAAGCAGAAGGTAAAGAACACTTTTGCTACACCATTCGTGAGAGTGGAAACATCGGGTTTGAGCGGATAACCAATGCTCGCATGACTAAAGCAAATGCTGAAGTTATCAAGCTGACATTAGACAATGGAGAGACAATTACTTGTACCCCCGACCATCCATTCATGTTGCGAGATGGCACTTACAGAGCAGCAGCAAAGCTGACACCGGACGATTCATTAATGCCTCTCAACCGCCAGTTGTCTCAAAAGAAGCCTAATGGGCAGGGACTTAACGGTTACGAAATGGTTTGGAATCCCGACAGTGACAAGTGGATTTACAGTCATCTGTTAGCGGATTTCTACAACCTGAAACATGAGGTGTATCAAGCCTCGGACGGCAACCACCGCCACCATGTTGATTTCAACAAACTCAACAACAATCCGACCAATATTCAGCGGCTGCCGGCTCAGGAACACTTGGCTTTACACCGCGCCAACCTTGAGAAAACATTGCACAGGCCGGATGTCATTGAAAAGAGCCGTCAAGCTCACATGACCGATGAATTTCGGGCGATGATGAAGGAGCGGATGCAGCAGCCCCAGACGCGGCAAATTCTCTCCGAACAGGCGAAAGCTCAGTGGGAAGATGAAGAGTATAAAGCTTACATGACGAGCAAGTGGCGGGAGTTTTACGACACTAATGAAGCTTATCGCGAGCAAAATAATGAACTGCTCAACCAAGCGCAGCAAGAGTATTGGAATTCCGAAGACAACCGCTTAGCTCAGTCGGAACGGGTTCGCAATCATTTTGCTAACAATCCTGAAGCTCGCGAGGCTCATTCACAATTTGCCAAGGAGCAGTGGCAAGATCCCCAGTTGTTGGACTGGCGGCGCGAAAAGACTAAGGAACAGTGGACACCGGAGTTTCGCCGTAAACGCAAAGAGGCTTTGAACGAAACTTATTACCGCAAAACTCTGGAAGCATTGAAGACTGTTCAGATGAAAATGGGCTGGATTGATGTAGATTATTACAATTCTTATCGCCGCCTGAAGAATGATAAGTCTTTGTTGAAGTACGAGACTTTTTGCAAGCGCTACTTTAATGGTGAAGAACTATATGCTCGCCAAGCGGTTCGTAACTACAACCACCGCGTTGTGAAGATTGAAGCTGTACAGGAACTGCATGATGTTTACGACATCGAAGTGCCTAACAGCCACAACTTTGCCTTAGGTGCGGGAGTTTTTGTACACAACAGCGCAAAACAAGGGCGCGATCGCCAATTCCAAGCAATCCTGCCTTTGCGCGGTAAAATTCTCAACATCGAGAAAACCGACGACGCCAAAATCTACAAAAATAACGAAATTCAGTCCTTAATTACAGCACTAGGTTTGGGCATCAAAGGCGAAGAATTCGATCCTGGACAATTGCGGTATCACCATATCGTAATTATGAGCGTAGCAGGCGATGAACCAACCCTCGTCATGGACAACACCGGACGCACAGAATTCGTCACAATTGGTGGGTTTATTGATGACTGCGTAGAAGGCCGCCGCGCTGCTGACGAATATCAGGTGATGTCCTTCGACCAAACTACCCATGCTACTCGTTTTCGCCCTCTGAAAGCCGTGATTCGTCACGGACACGAGGAAGCGATGTATAAACTAACGACTCGCTACAATCGATCGATCAAAGTGACATCTTCACACAGCGTTTTCGTCTTTGAAAATAACGAAGTTATTCTCAAAAAAGGCAACGAAGTGAAGCCAGGAGATCTCCTAGTAGCCAGTCGGCGCTTACCCCGCCCAACAGTTGCACCCACACAGATAGACTTGTTGCAAACCTTTTATAGTGCTGAATTGACCAAAGCACTTTATCTCAAAGGTGAAGACGTGCGGCAAATTGCAAGTCAGCGTGTCTTGGCAAAAGTTTCCCAGCCCGATCAATGGAGTGAACCGCGGGTACAAGTAGAGGATGAAGCGTGGCAAAAATTAATCGCCCAACGCCAAGCAACAGGGATTTCCCAAAAGCAAGTTGCAGCTTCAGTCGGAGTGAAACAGCCCATCACCATTAGTCAATGGGAACGTGGCATCAGCCGCCCAATTTTATCTCACTTCTTGAGCTATTTGGAGGCAATTGGCAGCAGCGATCGTGTTGTATACGAAACCGTACCATCCAAAATTGACGATCGCCTCGCTCAAGATGATACAAGCAAAAACGCCCACTGGCGCGAGGTTAGCTGTTACAAACCCTTTGATTACTTCACCGCAGGCGAAATCGCACAACTCGGCGAAGATGTGCAAATTGTACCGCAAGCACACGGCGACAAAGCCTTTGCACGCTACCTACCTGTCAGTCGAGAATTGATGTGGTTTCTCGGCTGGTATGTAGCTGAGGGAACTCTCAGCCAGCATCAAGTTAGCCTTAACCTGGGCAAGAAAGATCAGCGGTTTATTCCTGAAATGATTGCGGCCATTGAGTCGGTATTTAACGAAACACCTCGTCAATACAACGACCCAGACAGTGACGGCATTAAACTCTACTTCCACAGTGTGGCAGCCGCGCGATTGATCCGGGCTTGGGGTTTAGGCAAGCAAGCACATTTGAAGCAACTGCCAGATATGCTATTCAGCTTGGGCGAAGAACTACAAATGGCTTTTCTGGAAGGCTATTTCCTCGGCGACGGTACAACGGGTGGCAGTCATTTGTCGCTGACAACTAATTCTCCCAAGCTGAAAGATGGGTTGCTTTATTTGTTAGGACAGTTGGGAATTATTGCTAGTCCAACTTGTCACCAACCATCTACTGCTGTAGATGCGAAAATTCAAACGCGACATCCTTATTATACGATCGCGATTTGCAGCAAAGATCAGCTCGAACTATGTCGCCAAATTTGGCAGCGACACGCCAATGCCGATCGCGTGGAAGCTCATCTAGCGCGCCCCGATCGCAAATCATCGGACTACGTAGCAATCAGCGATGATTTGATGGGTTTGAAAGTAATTTCAGCATCTGAGATTGACTTAGTAGGCGACTATGTTTATGACTTCTCAGTCGAAGATGATGAAAACTTTGTCTGTGGTACAGGCGGTTTGTGCGCCCACAACACCGACGCCGACGTAGATGGGGCCCACATCCGCACGCTGTTACTGACTTTCTTCTATCGCTATCAGCGCGCGCTTGTAGAACAAGGTTACATCTACATTGCTTGTCCTCCTCTGTATAAAGTGGAACGGGGACGCAATCATTACTACTGTTACAGCGATCGCGAAATGAACAATCTCGTCCGCAATGAATTTCCGGCGAATGCCAACTACACCATCCAGCGGTTCAAAGGTTTGGGCGAAATGATGCCGACACAGTTGTGGGATACCACGATGAACCCGGAAACTCGGACGCTGAAACGGGTGGAGATTGAAGACGCTGCTGAAGCCGATCGCATCTTTACCATCTTAATGGGCGATCGGGTTGCCCCCCGCCGCGAATTCATCGAAACCTACGGCCCCAAACTCAATATGCTTGACTTGGACATCTAG